The following are from one region of the Flavobacteriaceae bacterium UJ101 genome:
- a CDS encoding non-specific serine/threonine protein kinase (KEGG: saci:Sinac_4765 titin) — MKKIRLGKVKVNLLVLLFASSFLFGEKLNLHSWNENTKGLKEIIQKSHDFFESLIVLDGINSPKAVSTTNLQVTWLADPSGGSAPTYRNSANSYFTASNMSVNGVVQNGIKNCNGVNSNAATVYKGQNITTTLTTRNYSVRLYEFYVQHVAGNPARNVTVRIRNNSTGQTTTLTSNVNIYRGQCFGNETRNINYTMSPNTSYTVTFALNSSGWLDNPRFTAQATADKRPIARNDAFTTNSGSSVSGNVMNNNGSGADTAGDGSTTVVSNTNPSKGRVTVNSNGTFTYTPNSGASGTDTFRYTIRDADGDTSTATVTITINTPVCNDPNKYGDNCDFDGDGLINSEDLDDDNDGILDTDECTNSTNSYSPGSNSGKIRIFRHHYDVGEEANAIAANTNFNSTSSNGYPIRNVATSNLSNTIQNLSNTATYSYPNQTRSELGIIRFYIDRRGLECIYGDDVDIRFKVLGVSRNRVYVDGEGDFSNINDDWSSGDVRVTNPTGPQETSAYEVVQNDNLDWLAVTYYTVDAIRDNNFQIQVRTGSGEWSHIDKSVIYPDTATRTGTCTLAACDFDDDGIDNQFDLDSDDDGCFDAIEGGMNLTSDDLASNGSLSGNVNSNGVPTSAGNGQSVGTSQNASAFDSECDDNDGDGIVDSIDLDDDNDGILDTVEGTGDADNDGIPNHLDLDSDGDGCFDSLEGGGNISESQLNADGSIAGGVYPNGVPRLFPPTVGQPIGTSQNASELDSNCADNDGDGIVDRIDLDDDNDGILDTVEGTGDSDNDGTPDVFDLDSDNDGCFDAIEGGANFANSNLSSDGSLSGNVSSTGIPIQAGNGQSLGTSQNASQLDANCSLDLSVTKTVDNANAVKGDNVTFTIVAKNNNSKGTATGVVVNDVLPSGYTYVSNTRTKGTWSAPNWTIGSLANGASETLTITATVKDSGNYQNTASINGDQEDLNTSNDSSSATVTPSDRSADLQVTKTVNNANAVKGDNVTFTIVAKNNGDYDATGVVVNDVLPSGFTYVSNTRTKGTWSAPNWTIGSLADGASETLTITATVKDSGNYQNTASISGNETDPTSSNNSSSVTVTPTDRSADLQVTKTANLTNVTIGENIRFTIVVKNNGSSAATGVVVNDALPSGYTFVSNTVSQGTWSAPNWTVGNLANGASATLTITATANATGNYSNTATVTGNEGDPDSSNNSSTVTPTIDIPECDDVNKYDDYCDFDGDGKLNIDDLDDDNDGILDTVEGTGDTDEDEIPNKFDLDSDGDGCFDAQEGGDAIAFDKLNSNGSINSTVTSNGIPVIVNANTGQTIGTSQNDAEVAEECIPTVPCNPINDPGIVTPGKININPGESNSFVLSGNESVDVIRWEIEPSRGVSKSSGTGAATGDVFFTLAGTYNIIYYLENSSNPEGCNVPAHSFATNTFTVVEQPPACNTPSTPTIAITPSDAAIPVDDKASFALTGGTPNTGIQWRVSPPSGASPAAGTGANTGDITFSRAGIYTVIYSVINEGDFTCDPVQASATAQIAVGVDPCSAPSNLVVIPNVDVSDVEEGDTVSFAANGGTPGAITWEISPANAVDKSSGTGATTGNIKVLKEGIITITFTSTNSTSPAGCTAPTTISKSTAFEVKGKDTDGDGIPDATDLDDDNDGIPDSVENATATNNGDTDGDGIPDSLDLDSDNDGLPDLLESGIPEDQIVDLDKDNNGVIDPTVPVGTNGIADSLEPNNTDGGTSKDDIDYDNDGTKDSPKDTDGDGKPDFQDVDSDNDGISDLVEGGTNPALDTNNDGKLDNATDTDGDGLADTIDDNDNGFGGDESKDAPDTDNDGIPDYQDLDSDDDGINDVEEAGVPDTNGDGMDDTPNTSLADGDNLPDSDDDGTPNYQEPNGPVITGPDTDQDGIKDSEDGLPNEFGDALVDTDGDGIPDSVDLDDDNDGIPDSVEGFNATNPDQSTDTDGDGTPDYLDTDTDNDGISDLMESGIPQSQIPLVDQNKDGMIDASVPVGNNGIADFIEPNNTNQGLTTDNVDYNDDGTNDDPRDTDNDSIGDWRDLDSDDDGINDVIEGGSLDTNGDGQVDTEGTLVNPGSLPDTDNNGTPDVLEPNGPVITGPDTDKDGIKDSVDGKPNEFGDAPIDTDGDGINDADDVDDDNDGIPDTVENATASNNGDTDGDGIPDSLDLDSDNDGITDLEEAGIDEPTLANLDPDQNGRIDQTPFGNTFAVGENGLVDVLEPNNQDGGKGVDTVDYDNNPSTEDKPVDTDGDGKPDFQDVDSDNDGISDLVEGGTNPALDANNDGMIDNPTDTDGDGIANPVDKDNGGTPATTPDTDSDGIPDYQDLDSDDDGINDVEEAGVPDTNGDGMDDTPNTSLADGDNLPETDGKPNYQEPNGPVITGPDTDQDGIKDSEDGKPEEFGDAPIATTPDYFARIFTSNTIITEDSEPVDFVVMIGEIEGGDSNGTDPVEYVIVKQSELSIDFDNTLTTLNGRTVNNKDWKLEEDDFTYKFIYTGNGGIFTGDSASMVGVNATFTPQSGTKGTYPLKVTIQAGSGGETNSKNNVDIDYIEF; from the coding sequence ATGAAAAAAATTAGACTTGGTAAAGTAAAGGTAAACTTACTTGTATTATTGTTTGCAAGTAGTTTTCTCTTTGGTGAAAAATTAAATCTTCATTCTTGGAATGAAAATACTAAGGGGTTAAAAGAAATTATTCAAAAAAGCCATGACTTTTTTGAATCTTTGATTGTGTTAGATGGTATTAATAGTCCAAAAGCAGTCTCTACTACAAACCTTCAAGTAACATGGTTGGCAGACCCTAGTGGTGGTAGTGCACCTACTTATAGAAATAGTGCAAATAGCTATTTTACAGCTTCTAATATGAGTGTTAATGGGGTTGTACAAAACGGAATTAAAAATTGTAACGGTGTTAATTCAAATGCGGCTACTGTTTATAAAGGACAGAATATTACAACTACTTTAACAACAAGGAATTACTCTGTTAGATTATATGAATTTTATGTTCAGCATGTAGCAGGAAATCCTGCTCGTAATGTTACAGTCCGAATTAGAAATAATTCAACAGGGCAAACCACAACATTAACAAGTAATGTTAATATTTATAGAGGGCAGTGTTTTGGTAATGAAACGCGTAATATTAATTACACGATGAGTCCTAATACGTCTTACACAGTAACGTTTGCTTTAAATTCATCAGGATGGTTAGATAATCCAAGATTTACAGCACAAGCAACAGCTGATAAAAGACCAATAGCTAGAAATGATGCTTTTACAACGAATAGTGGTTCATCTGTTTCAGGAAATGTGATGAATAATAATGGATCAGGTGCTGATACAGCAGGTGATGGTTCTACTACAGTTGTAAGTAATACAAACCCTTCAAAAGGAAGAGTAACTGTAAATTCAAATGGAACATTTACTTATACACCAAATTCTGGAGCATCAGGTACTGATACATTTAGATATACAATTCGTGATGCTGATGGAGATACATCTACAGCAACCGTAACAATTACGATTAATACTCCAGTATGTAATGATCCAAATAAATATGGAGATAATTGCGATTTTGATGGAGATGGTTTAATCAATTCAGAAGATTTAGATGATGATAATGATGGTATTTTAGATACAGATGAATGTACTAATTCAACTAATTCGTATTCTCCAGGAAGTAATAGTGGAAAAATACGTATTTTTAGACATCATTATGACGTTGGAGAAGAAGCTAATGCAATTGCTGCAAATACAAACTTTAATAGTACAAGTTCTAATGGATATCCAATTAGAAATGTAGCAACAAGCAATTTATCCAATACAATACAAAACTTATCTAATACCGCAACATATAGTTATCCAAATCAAACTAGATCAGAATTAGGAATTATTCGATTTTATATTGATCGAAGAGGACTAGAATGTATTTATGGTGATGATGTGGATATTCGTTTTAAAGTTTTAGGAGTATCTCGTAACCGAGTGTATGTTGATGGAGAAGGAGATTTTAGTAATATTAATGATGATTGGTCAAGTGGTGATGTTAGAGTTACGAATCCTACTGGACCTCAAGAAACTTCTGCTTATGAAGTTGTTCAAAATGATAATTTGGATTGGTTGGCAGTAACTTATTATACTGTTGATGCAATTAGAGATAATAATTTTCAAATTCAGGTTAGAACTGGGTCAGGTGAGTGGAGTCATATAGATAAATCAGTTATTTATCCAGATACAGCAACAAGAACTGGTACATGTACCTTAGCTGCATGTGATTTTGATGATGATGGAATTGATAACCAATTTGATTTAGATTCAGATGATGATGGATGTTTTGATGCTATTGAAGGAGGAATGAATTTAACTTCTGATGATTTAGCTTCAAATGGATCTCTTTCTGGAAATGTAAATTCAAATGGTGTTCCTACATCAGCTGGTAATGGTCAGTCTGTTGGAACTTCTCAAAATGCTTCTGCTTTTGATTCAGAATGTGATGATAATGACGGAGATGGAATTGTAGATAGTATTGATTTAGACGATGATAATGATGGTATTTTAGATACAGTAGAAGGAACAGGTGATGCAGATAATGATGGAATACCAAATCATTTAGATTTAGATAGTGATGGTGATGGATGTTTTGACTCTTTAGAAGGAGGAGGAAATATTTCAGAAAGTCAATTAAACGCTGATGGATCAATTGCAGGAGGAGTATATCCTAATGGAGTTCCTAGATTGTTCCCTCCAACTGTAGGGCAACCGATAGGTACTTCTCAAAATGCATCAGAATTAGATTCTAATTGTGCAGATAATGATGGAGATGGAATTGTAGACCGTATTGATTTAGATGATGATAACGATGGTATTTTAGATACAGTAGAAGGAACAGGTGATTCAGATAATGATGGAACACCGGATGTATTTGATTTAGATTCAGATAATGATGGTTGTTTTGATGCGATAGAAGGAGGTGCAAACTTTGCTAATAGCAATTTATCTTCAGATGGTTCATTATCAGGGAATGTTAGTTCTACTGGAATTCCAATTCAAGCAGGAAACGGTCAAAGTCTGGGAACTTCTCAGAATGCTTCTCAGTTAGATGCAAATTGTTCATTGGATTTATCAGTTACAAAAACAGTTGATAATGCAAACGCTGTAAAAGGAGATAATGTAACGTTTACAATAGTTGCTAAAAATAATAATTCGAAAGGAACAGCAACAGGAGTTGTAGTTAACGATGTATTACCATCAGGTTATACATATGTGAGTAATACAAGAACAAAAGGGACATGGTCAGCACCAAATTGGACAATAGGTTCTTTAGCAAATGGAGCTAGTGAAACATTGACAATTACGGCTACTGTAAAAGATTCAGGAAATTACCAAAATACGGCATCAATTAATGGTGATCAAGAAGATCTAAATACATCAAATGATAGCTCATCAGCTACTGTCACACCTTCTGATCGTTCAGCAGATTTACAAGTTACAAAAACAGTTAATAATGCGAACGCTGTAAAAGGAGATAATGTAACGTTTACAATAGTAGCAAAAAATAATGGAGATTATGATGCAACAGGTGTTGTAGTTAATGATGTATTACCATCAGGGTTTACATATGTGAGTAATACAAGAACAAAAGGGACATGGTCAGCACCAAATTGGACAATAGGTTCTTTAGCAGATGGGGCTAGTGAAACTTTAACAATCACAGCTACAGTAAAAGACTCAGGAAATTACCAAAATACAGCATCAATTAGTGGTAACGAAACAGATCCTACATCAAGTAATAATAGTTCTTCAGTAACTGTTACACCAACAGATCGATCTGCAGATTTACAAGTTACGAAAACTGCAAATTTAACTAACGTAACAATAGGAGAGAATATTAGATTTACAATTGTTGTAAAAAATAATGGATCATCTGCAGCGACAGGTGTTGTAGTTAATGATGCATTGCCATCAGGTTATACCTTTGTTTCAAATACAGTAAGTCAAGGAACATGGTCAGCACCAAATTGGACAGTTGGTAATCTAGCAAATGGAGCAAGTGCAACTTTAACAATCACAGCAACTGCAAACGCAACAGGAAATTATAGTAACACAGCAACTGTTACAGGTAATGAAGGAGATCCAGATTCTAGTAATAACAGCTCCACAGTTACACCAACAATTGACATACCTGAGTGTGATGATGTTAATAAGTATGATGATTACTGTGATTTTGATGGAGATGGTAAATTAAATATAGATGATTTAGATGATGATAATGATGGTATTTTAGATACAGTAGAAGGAACAGGTGATACAGATGAAGATGAGATTCCAAATAAATTTGATTTAGATTCAGATGGTGATGGATGTTTTGACGCACAAGAAGGAGGAGATGCTATAGCTTTTGATAAATTAAATTCAAATGGATCTATAAATTCTACAGTTACTTCAAATGGAATTCCAGTTATTGTTAACGCTAATACAGGACAAACAATAGGAACAAGTCAAAATGACGCAGAAGTTGCTGAAGAATGTATACCTACAGTACCATGTAACCCTATTAATGATCCAGGAATTGTAACTCCAGGTAAAATTAATATTAATCCAGGAGAAAGTAATTCTTTTGTATTATCAGGGAATGAATCAGTAGATGTAATCCGTTGGGAAATAGAACCTAGTAGAGGAGTAAGTAAATCTTCAGGAACAGGAGCAGCAACAGGAGATGTATTCTTTACTTTAGCAGGGACATATAATATTATTTATTATTTAGAAAATAGTTCAAATCCTGAAGGTTGTAATGTGCCAGCACATTCATTTGCAACAAATACATTTACAGTAGTTGAACAACCACCAGCGTGTAATACACCGTCAACACCGACGATTGCAATTACACCATCAGATGCGGCAATACCAGTAGATGATAAAGCAAGTTTTGCCTTGACAGGTGGAACACCGAATACGGGAATTCAGTGGAGAGTTTCTCCTCCTTCTGGAGCAAGTCCAGCTGCTGGTACAGGAGCAAATACAGGAGATATTACATTCTCTAGAGCTGGTATCTATACGGTTATTTACTCTGTAATTAACGAAGGAGACTTTACATGTGATCCAGTACAAGCTTCTGCTACTGCACAAATAGCAGTAGGAGTAGATCCTTGTAGTGCTCCAAGTAATTTAGTTGTAATTCCTAATGTAGATGTAAGTGATGTAGAAGAAGGTGATACAGTTTCTTTTGCAGCTAATGGAGGAACACCAGGTGCGATTACATGGGAAATTAGTCCAGCTAATGCAGTAGATAAATCTTCAGGAACAGGAGCAACAACTGGAAATATAAAAGTGTTGAAAGAAGGTATAATAACGATTACGTTTACTTCAACAAATTCAACATCTCCAGCAGGTTGTACAGCACCAACTACAATTTCAAAATCAACTGCATTTGAAGTAAAAGGAAAAGATACAGATGGTGATGGTATACCAGATGCAACAGACTTAGATGATGACAATGATGGTATTCCTGATTCAGTTGAAAATGCTACGGCAACCAATAATGGAGATACGGATGGTGATGGTATACCAGATAGCTTAGATTTAGATTCAGATAACGATGGATTACCAGATTTATTAGAAAGTGGAATTCCAGAAGATCAAATCGTTGATTTAGATAAAGATAACAATGGTGTAATCGATCCAACAGTACCAGTAGGTACAAATGGTATTGCAGATTCATTAGAACCAAACAATACAGACGGTGGAACATCTAAAGATGATATTGATTATGATAATGATGGAACTAAAGATTCACCGAAAGATACGGATGGCGATGGTAAACCAGATTTCCAAGATGTTGATAGTGATAATGATGGAATTTCTGATTTAGTAGAAGGTGGAACAAATCCAGCATTAGATACAAATAATGACGGAAAACTTGATAACGCAACAGATACAGATGGAGATGGATTAGCTGATACGATTGATGATAATGATAATGGATTTGGAGGAGATGAATCAAAAGATGCACCTGATACAGATAATGATGGTATTCCAGATTATCAAGACTTAGATAGTGATGATGATGGAATTAACGATGTAGAAGAGGCTGGAGTTCCAGATACAAATGGAGATGGTATGGATGATACACCGAATACATCGTTAGCTGATGGAGATAATTTACCAGATAGTGATGATGACGGTACACCAAATTATCAAGAACCAAATGGACCGGTAATTACAGGACCAGACACAGATCAAGATGGTATCAAAGATTCAGAAGATGGCCTACCAAATGAATTTGGAGATGCCTTAGTAGATACGGATGGTGATGGTATTCCAGATAGTGTTGATTTAGATGATGATAATGATGGTATACCAGATAGCGTAGAAGGATTTAATGCTACAAATCCAGATCAATCAACCGATACGGATGGAGATGGTACACCAGATTATTTAGATACAGATACAGATAATGATGGAATTTCAGATTTAATGGAAAGCGGAATTCCTCAAAGTCAAATACCACTTGTTGATCAAAATAAAGATGGAATGATAGATGCTTCAGTTCCAGTTGGAAATAATGGTATTGCAGATTTTATCGAACCAAATAATACAAACCAAGGTTTAACAACAGATAATGTTGATTATAACGATGATGGTACAAATGATGACCCTAGAGATACGGATAATGATTCTATAGGAGATTGGAGAGATTTAGATTCTGATGATGATGGAATCAATGATGTTATAGAAGGAGGAAGTCTTGATACAAATGGAGATGGACAAGTGGATACAGAAGGTACATTAGTTAACCCAGGTAGTCTTCCAGATACCGATAATAATGGTACACCAGATGTTTTAGAACCAAATGGACCAGTAATCACAGGGCCAGATACAGATAAAGATGGAATAAAAGATTCTGTTGATGGAAAACCAAATGAATTTGGTGATGCTCCAATTGACACCGATGGAGACGGTATAAATGATGCTGATGATGTAGATGATGATAACGATGGTATTCCAGATACAGTTGAAAATGCTACAGCATCTAATAATGGAGATACCGATGGAGACGGTATTCCGGATAGTTTAGACTTAGATTCAGATAATGATGGAATAACGGATTTAGAAGAAGCCGGAATTGACGAACCAACTTTAGCAAATCTTGATCCTGATCAAAATGGAAGAATTGATCAAACACCTTTTGGAAATACGTTTGCAGTAGGTGAAAATGGATTAGTTGATGTATTAGAACCTAATAATCAAGATGGTGGAAAAGGAGTTGATACAGTAGATTATGACAATAATCCTTCAACTGAAGATAAACCAGTAGATACAGATGGAGATGGTAAACCAGACTTCCAAGATGTTGACAGTGATAATGATGGTATTTCTGATTTAGTAGAAGGTGGAACAAATCCAGCATTAGATGCAAATAATGATGGAATGATTGATAACCCTACTGATACAGATGGCGATGGTATTGCAAATCCTGTTGATAAAGATAATGGAGGTACTCCAGCAACGACACCAGACACGGATAGTGATGGTATTCCGGACTATCAAGATTTAGATAGTGATGATGATGGAATTAACGATGTAGAAGAGGCTGGAGTTCCAGATACAAATGGAGATGGAATGGATGATACACCGAATACCTCATTAGCAGATGGGGACAATTTACCTGAAACAGATGGTAAGCCAAACTATCAAGAACCAAATGGTCCAGTAATCACAGGTCCAGATACGGATCAAGATGGAATCAAAGATTCAGAAGATGGGAAGCCGGAAGAATTTGGAGATGCACCAATAGCAACGACACCAGATTATTTTGCAAGAATCTTTACAAGTAATACGATTATTACAGAAGATTCAGAACCAGTTGATTTTGTTGTGATGATTGGAGAGATAGAAGGTGGAGATTCTAATGGAACAGACCCTGTTGAGTATGTTATTGTAAAACAATCGGAGTTATCGATTGATTTTGATAATACATTAACCACATTGAATGGAAGAACGGTTAACAATAAGGACTGGAAACTGGAAGAAGATGACTTTACGTATAAGTTTATTTACACAGGAAATGGAGGAATCTTTACTGGCGATAGCGCGAGTATGGTTGGTGTAAATGCGACGTTTACCCCACAATCAGGAACGAAAGGGACGTATCCATTAAAAGTTACGATTCAAGCAGGTTCAGGAGGCGAGACGAACTCTAAGAATAATGTAGATATAGATTATATAGAATTTTAA
- a CDS encoding uncharacterized protein (Contains 1 NDT80 DNA-binding domain; Contains 1 peptidase S74 domain.) yields the protein MLKSQVGIGTDNPKATLHIGGNDPSAPTVNDGLIIPKVLSFPSGNPSEVGLELYLDAEVEGNPKGFYFWNGNEWKRMMAVSKNDIIPISGNYSASATEKIYIADIYEEASFDLNFFANCYSRDAHVTGTVSPDFINVVSYMSFTTDAAEDRVDTEVSDNLSTNVKLGVNSFANVRLVIENNKLYWIADYQACGSTIRLNSGNITYSGASSGNSSTWSKNVSDVYYSAGNVGIGTNTPTEALDVVGNIHFSGTLSNLSDKRMKENIESFKGGLKEVNALKPVRYNYNNKYGDINTETKHIGLIAQEVEKIAPYLIKDIQKETSDGTVDLKAVKYNDIILMLINSVQELNNRVIDLENQLKNKP from the coding sequence ATGCTTAAAAGTCAAGTAGGGATTGGAACAGATAATCCTAAAGCAACACTTCACATTGGAGGGAATGACCCTTCAGCACCAACAGTTAACGATGGTTTAATAATACCAAAGGTATTAAGTTTTCCTTCAGGGAATCCTTCTGAAGTAGGACTAGAACTATATTTAGATGCAGAAGTAGAAGGAAATCCAAAAGGATTTTATTTTTGGAATGGTAATGAATGGAAACGAATGATGGCTGTTTCAAAAAATGATATCATTCCAATATCTGGAAATTATAGTGCTAGTGCAACAGAAAAGATTTATATAGCTGATATTTATGAAGAAGCTAGTTTTGATTTAAATTTTTTTGCTAATTGTTATAGTCGAGATGCACATGTAACAGGAACAGTTTCTCCTGATTTTATTAATGTTGTATCTTATATGTCTTTTACAACTGATGCAGCAGAAGATCGAGTAGATACAGAAGTATCAGATAACTTATCAACAAATGTTAAGTTAGGAGTCAATTCCTTTGCAAATGTTCGGCTAGTAATTGAAAATAATAAATTATATTGGATAGCTGATTATCAAGCTTGTGGAAGTACTATAAGATTGAATTCAGGAAATATTACGTATTCAGGAGCCTCAAGTGGTAATTCTTCAACTTGGAGTAAGAATGTGAGTGATGTGTATTATTCTGCAGGTAATGTTGGAATAGGAACTAATACTCCGACAGAAGCATTAGATGTTGTGGGAAATATCCATTTTAGTGGAACATTAAGTAATCTTTCTGATAAAAGAATGAAAGAAAATATTGAGTCTTTTAAAGGGGGATTAAAAGAAGTAAATGCATTAAAACCGGTTCGTTATAATTATAATAATAAATACGGTGATATAAATACAGAAACAAAGCATATTGGTTTAATAGCGCAAGAAGTTGAAAAAATAGCACCATATTTAATAAAAGATATTCAAAAAGAAACTTCTGATGGAACAGTCGATTTAAAAGCAGTTAAATACAATGATATTATTTTAATGCTAATTAATTCAGTACAAGAATTAAATAATCGGGTGATAGATTTAGAAAATCAATTGAAAAACAAACCATAA
- a CDS encoding hypothetical protein (KEGG: fba:FIC_00199 acyl-CoA thioester hydrolase; Thiolester hydrolases), with product MNNKQILSSYAKVRFQDCDPFNHLNNSKYIDYFINAREDQILENYDLDMQDFIKKNRTAWVVSTSQIAYIKPAHTMEEVLIESQLIQHSEKHLLVELRMYDQMKTHLKSFLWITFVHISLREQKAAAHSSELMELFKNVELPIEDRFFESRKTTLIKKSKY from the coding sequence ATGAATAACAAACAAATTCTAAGCAGTTATGCTAAAGTACGATTTCAAGATTGCGATCCTTTTAATCACCTAAACAATTCAAAATATATAGATTACTTTATTAATGCTCGGGAAGATCAGATTTTAGAGAATTATGATTTAGACATGCAAGACTTTATCAAGAAAAATAGAACAGCTTGGGTGGTTTCCACAAGTCAAATAGCCTATATAAAACCGGCTCATACAATGGAGGAAGTCTTAATTGAATCACAACTAATTCAACATTCTGAAAAACATTTATTAGTTGAATTACGTATGTATGACCAAATGAAAACACATCTTAAATCTTTTTTATGGATTACTTTTGTTCATATTAGCTTAAGAGAACAAAAAGCTGCTGCTCATTCATCTGAATTGATGGAATTATTTAAAAATGTAGAACTTCCAATTGAAGATCGTTTTTTTGAATCAAGAAAAACCACGTTAATAAAAAAATCAAAGTATTAA
- the ncd2|npd gene encoding nitronate monooxygenase (Catalyzes the oxidation of alkyl nitronates to produce the corresponding carbonyl compounds and nitrites; Belongs to the nitronate monooxygenase family.; KEGG: fco:FCOL_03375 nitronate monooxygenase) gives MAKKLLTDLLDIEHPIIMAPMFLVSNVKMVKQAMNAGIAGCIPALNYRTLEELREVIKELNASKPKGGSFGFNLIVNKSNIKYKAQLEILCEEGVDFIITSLGNPKETIEKAHKKGIKVFCDVVNLEYAKKVEDLGCDAIIAVNNVAGGHRGDQSPEDLIPLLNKECKIPVISAGGVGKKAELDHMLSLGAIGVSVGSPFIASLEADVTKEYKQACVDYGAKDIVVTERISGTPCTVINTPYVQKVGTKQPAFEKFLNKNKTLKKWVKMFRFMIGTQDVTKAATKVTYKTVWVAGPSIEYVNEILPVKQIVERLVKE, from the coding sequence ATGGCAAAAAAACTTTTAACAGATTTATTAGATATAGAACACCCGATCATTATGGCACCTATGTTTTTAGTGTCTAATGTTAAAATGGTTAAACAAGCTATGAACGCCGGAATTGCAGGATGCATTCCGGCGTTAAATTATAGAACTTTAGAAGAATTACGAGAAGTAATAAAAGAGTTAAATGCCTCTAAACCTAAAGGAGGATCATTTGGATTTAATTTAATTGTCAATAAATCCAATATTAAATACAAAGCACAATTAGAAATCCTTTGCGAAGAAGGAGTAGATTTTATTATCACATCTTTAGGTAATCCAAAAGAAACAATAGAAAAAGCACACAAAAAAGGAATTAAAGTTTTTTGTGATGTAGTAAACTTAGAATACGCAAAAAAAGTAGAAGATTTAGGGTGTGATGCCATTATAGCTGTAAACAATGTTGCAGGTGGACATCGAGGAGATCAATCTCCAGAGGATTTAATCCCTTTATTAAATAAAGAATGTAAAATACCTGTAATCTCAGCAGGTGGAGTAGGGAAAAAAGCCGAGTTAGACCATATGTTGTCATTAGGAGCGATAGGGGTCTCTGTAGGAAGCCCTTTTATTGCATCTTTAGAAGCAGATGTAACAAAAGAGTATAAACAAGCTTGCGTAGATTATGGAGCAAAAGATATTGTGGTGACTGAAAGAATATCAGGAACACCCTGTACAGTCATCAATACACCATATGTTCAAAAAGTAGGAACGAAACAACCTGCTTTTGAAAAATTTTTAAATAAAAATAAAACATTAAAAAAATGGGTGAAAATGTTTCGTTTCATGATCGGAACTCAAGACGTCACAAAAGCAGCAACAAAAGTTACATATAAAACAGTTTGGGTTGCAGGACCTAGCATTGAATATGTAAATGAAATTTTACCAGTAAAACAAATTGTGGAACGATTGGTAAAAGAATGA